In Streptomyces longhuiensis, the following proteins share a genomic window:
- a CDS encoding zf-HC2 domain-containing protein, with the protein MSGPHPFGNAEQPDDPDNRDGSGEPGGAGRSDAAASARIPTPRSSVEDTGRPLPDHVPEPLVLEHRVLKSLLGAWALAACSAEESVAVEEHLGGCGPCAEEALRLRDAVGLLHSEESLDLDPMLRSRVLEGCLTRRPPRIPVPEWAAPYDAETARLDALLQDIGDSEWHAPIRLRWYEGDDRVSRKTTVAGVLTHLMSVDGLVAVALGLDDPLFGVTPEERRTPESRTETFWQASHFPPTRAVRGPWREQSHAVIRTVSFAADTSGSAGRTRTSGQLAVPYGDFTLPLRDSMLDRAFECWVHAEDIAEAVDYPYEPPSPRHLNRMIDLAARLLPDSLAGRRRAGLAAPARGLVAAGAPGRSLRLEVEGAGGGEWLISLDSPGAVGSAEHEVAHVALDGVEFCRLAAGHVTPEEAAAGQDGDREAIHDVLYATASLSRM; encoded by the coding sequence GTGAGCGGGCCCCACCCCTTCGGCAACGCCGAACAGCCCGACGACCCCGACAACCGTGACGGCTCCGGCGAGCCCGGGGGCGCCGGGCGTTCCGACGCCGCCGCGAGCGCCCGGATACCGACGCCGCGCTCGTCCGTGGAGGACACCGGGCGCCCGCTGCCGGACCACGTCCCCGAGCCGCTCGTGCTGGAGCACCGTGTCCTGAAGTCCCTCCTCGGCGCGTGGGCGCTGGCCGCGTGCTCGGCCGAGGAGAGCGTCGCCGTGGAGGAGCACCTCGGCGGCTGCGGCCCGTGCGCCGAGGAGGCGCTGCGGCTGCGGGACGCCGTGGGCCTGCTGCACTCCGAGGAGAGCCTCGACCTCGACCCGATGCTGCGCTCCCGCGTCCTCGAGGGCTGCCTGACCCGGCGTCCGCCCCGCATCCCGGTCCCCGAGTGGGCCGCTCCGTACGACGCGGAGACCGCCCGCCTCGACGCCCTGCTCCAGGACATCGGCGACTCCGAGTGGCACGCGCCCATACGGCTTCGCTGGTACGAGGGCGACGACCGGGTCAGCCGCAAGACGACCGTCGCCGGGGTGCTCACACACCTGATGAGCGTGGACGGCCTGGTCGCCGTCGCACTCGGCCTCGACGACCCTCTGTTCGGCGTCACGCCCGAGGAGCGCCGTACCCCGGAGAGCCGCACGGAGACGTTCTGGCAGGCCTCGCACTTCCCGCCGACCCGCGCCGTCCGCGGCCCCTGGCGCGAGCAGTCGCACGCCGTGATCCGCACGGTGTCGTTCGCGGCCGACACGAGCGGCTCCGCGGGCCGCACCCGCACGTCCGGTCAGCTGGCCGTCCCGTACGGGGACTTCACCCTGCCACTGCGCGACTCGATGCTGGACCGCGCCTTCGAGTGCTGGGTGCACGCCGAGGACATCGCCGAGGCGGTGGACTACCCGTACGAGCCGCCGTCGCCCCGCCATCTGAACCGCATGATCGACCTGGCGGCCCGGCTGCTTCCCGACTCGCTCGCGGGGCGCCGCCGCGCGGGCCTCGCCGCACCCGCCCGCGGCCTCGTCGCCGCGGGCGCGCCCGGCCGCAGCCTGCGCCTCGAGGTCGAGGGGGCGGGCGGCGGCGAGTGGCTCATCTCCCTGGACTCCCCCGGCGCGGTCGGCTCGGCGGAGCACGAGGTGGCCCATGTCGCCCTGGACGGCGTCGAGTTCTGCCGCCTGGCGGCCGGTCACGTCACGCCGGAGGAGGCGGCCGCCGGACAGGACGGCGACCGCGAGGCGATCCACGACGTCCTCTACGCGACGGCGTCGCTCAGCAGGATGTGA
- a CDS encoding transporter, producing the protein MTTTTVTLVRLKLALLRNGLRGSTGRRAAYIATLVVVLLVAALQLIGLIALRGSAHAATLCVILTAVLALGWAVMPLFFPSGDETLDPTRLVMLPLRPRPLVRGLLIASLVGIGPLFTLCLAVGAVIALAHGAAASAVAVVAVALTLLTCVALARAVAAANIRLLTSRKGRDLAVLSGLVIAVGAQVVNFGAHKLGSSGGLGALDPAGDVLAWIPPASAIGAVDSVSHGSYGVAAARLVLCAAALAGLLYAWQSALTRLMTSPDGSTLQAAEPTRRRRTSRGPRLLPDGRTGTVMERALRYVWRDPKTKAAWVTSLAIGLIVPVFNALQGTGSIYFACFAAGMLGIQMYNQFGQDTSAFWMVAMTISSPHDAYVELRGRALALLTITLPYATLVTVVTTAMLGDWRALPEVLGLSFALLGAMLATGAWSSARFPYSIPQEGYKNVAPGQAGLAWISIFGGMVAAALLCAPVIAVAIWLHVSGAGSAAWLLLPVGAAYGAGITLAGLRLAAPRTAARLPEILAAVSKG; encoded by the coding sequence GTGACCACGACGACCGTCACCCTGGTCCGCCTCAAGCTGGCACTCCTGCGCAACGGCCTGCGCGGGTCCACGGGCCGCCGCGCCGCCTACATCGCCACGCTCGTCGTCGTACTCCTCGTCGCCGCGCTCCAGCTCATCGGCCTGATCGCCCTGCGCGGCAGCGCGCACGCGGCGACGCTCTGCGTCATCCTCACCGCCGTACTCGCCCTCGGCTGGGCGGTGATGCCGCTCTTCTTCCCCTCCGGCGACGAGACCCTCGACCCGACCCGCCTCGTGATGCTCCCGCTGCGGCCGCGTCCGCTCGTGAGGGGCCTGCTCATCGCGTCCCTCGTCGGGATCGGCCCCCTGTTCACGCTCTGTCTCGCGGTCGGCGCGGTGATCGCCCTGGCGCACGGGGCGGCCGCGTCCGCCGTCGCGGTGGTGGCCGTCGCCCTCACCCTGCTCACCTGCGTCGCCCTCGCCCGCGCCGTGGCCGCCGCCAACATCCGGCTGCTCACCAGCCGCAAGGGACGCGACCTCGCCGTCCTCAGCGGGCTCGTCATCGCCGTCGGCGCCCAGGTCGTCAACTTCGGTGCGCATAAGCTCGGTTCGTCCGGCGGGCTCGGGGCGCTCGACCCGGCGGGCGACGTACTGGCCTGGATCCCGCCGGCGTCCGCGATCGGCGCCGTCGACTCGGTCAGCCACGGCTCGTACGGTGTCGCGGCGGCCCGCCTCGTCCTGTGCGCGGCCGCCCTCGCCGGACTCCTGTACGCCTGGCAGAGCGCCCTGACGCGCCTCATGACGTCCCCCGACGGCTCCACGCTCCAGGCCGCCGAACCCACCCGCCGCAGGCGCACGTCCCGCGGCCCCCGCCTCCTGCCCGACGGCCGCACCGGCACGGTCATGGAGCGCGCCCTGCGCTATGTGTGGCGCGACCCGAAGACGAAGGCTGCCTGGGTGACGTCCCTCGCCATCGGCCTGATCGTGCCGGTCTTCAACGCGCTCCAGGGCACCGGCTCCATCTACTTCGCGTGCTTCGCCGCCGGAATGCTCGGCATCCAGATGTACAACCAGTTCGGGCAGGACACCTCGGCGTTCTGGATGGTCGCCATGACCATCTCCTCGCCGCACGACGCCTATGTCGAACTGCGCGGCCGCGCCCTCGCCCTCCTGACGATCACCCTGCCGTACGCGACGCTGGTCACCGTCGTCACGACGGCGATGCTCGGCGACTGGCGGGCCCTGCCCGAGGTCCTCGGCCTCTCCTTCGCGCTGCTCGGCGCGATGCTCGCGACCGGCGCCTGGTCGTCGGCCCGCTTCCCGTACTCGATCCCCCAGGAGGGCTACAAGAACGTCGCCCCGGGGCAGGCGGGCCTCGCCTGGATATCGATCTTCGGCGGGATGGTCGCGGCGGCCCTGCTGTGCGCCCCGGTCATCGCCGTCGCGATCTGGCTGCACGTGTCGGGTGCCGGGTCCGCGGCCTGGCTGCTGCTGCCGGTCGGCGCCGCGTACGGAGCGGGGATCACCCTGGCGGGCCTGCGCCTGGCCGCCCCGCGCACGGCGGCCCGCCTGCCGGAGATCCTCGCGGCGGTCAGCAAGGGATGA
- a CDS encoding ABC transporter ATP-binding protein — translation MTEAGTEAGAPAVRVKDLWKAFGQSVAVAGIDLTLPAGKFIGLVGPNGAGKTTTLSMVTGLLRPDRGAVEVVGHDVWRDPVEVKARIGVLPEGLRLFERLSGRELLAYTGRLRGLPGAEVDKRAAQLLDVLDLSGAQHKLVVDYSTGMRKKIGLAAALLHNPEVLFLDEPFEGVDPVSAQTIRGVLERYTGSGATVVFSSHVMELVESLCDWVAVMAAGRIRAQGPLAEVRGDAPSLQQAFLELVGANGRDTISDLDWLGGGR, via the coding sequence GTGACCGAGGCGGGGACCGAGGCCGGTGCGCCGGCCGTACGCGTGAAGGACCTCTGGAAGGCGTTCGGCCAGAGCGTCGCCGTCGCGGGGATCGATCTCACCCTTCCCGCGGGCAAGTTCATCGGCCTCGTCGGGCCGAACGGCGCGGGAAAGACGACCACCCTGTCCATGGTCACCGGACTGCTCCGGCCCGACCGGGGCGCCGTCGAGGTCGTCGGCCACGACGTGTGGCGTGACCCCGTCGAGGTGAAGGCCCGCATCGGCGTGCTCCCCGAGGGCCTGCGCCTGTTCGAGCGGCTCTCGGGGCGCGAACTTCTCGCGTACACGGGCAGGTTGCGCGGCCTGCCCGGCGCCGAGGTCGACAAGCGCGCCGCCCAGCTCCTCGACGTGCTCGACCTCTCCGGGGCCCAGCACAAGCTCGTCGTCGACTACTCGACCGGCATGCGCAAGAAGATCGGGCTGGCCGCCGCTCTCCTCCACAATCCCGAAGTCCTCTTCCTGGACGAGCCGTTCGAGGGTGTCGACCCGGTCTCCGCGCAGACCATCCGCGGCGTCCTGGAGCGCTACACCGGTTCCGGGGCGACCGTCGTCTTCTCCTCCCACGTCATGGAGCTCGTCGAGTCGCTCTGCGACTGGGTCGCCGTCATGGCCGCCGGCCGCATCCGCGCGCAGGGGCCCCTTGCCGAAGTGCGCGGCGACGCGCCCTCCCTCCAGCAGGCGTTCCTCGAACTCGTCGGCGCGAACGGCCGCGACACGATCTCCGACCTGGACTGGCTGGGAGGCGGCCGGTGA
- a CDS encoding bifunctional DNA primase/polymerase — protein sequence MEETIGVTSAVTSSVTSPPQIPQQRGEALLDAAVRYAEERHWDVFPGTWLEVDEGRQHCSCGDARCAAPGAHHAREDWANQATGSATAARRLWSKQPAASILLPTGRTFDAIDVPETAGFLALARMERMELTLGPVTCTPDRRMQFFVLPGAAAKVPDLVRKLGWPPASLDLDALGEGSYVAAPPTRFGGRGAVQWACRPTAANRWLPDAEELISPLAYACGREGRR from the coding sequence GTGGAAGAGACCATCGGAGTCACCTCGGCAGTCACCTCGTCCGTCACCTCGCCTCCCCAGATCCCCCAGCAGCGCGGAGAGGCCCTCCTCGACGCCGCCGTGCGCTACGCGGAGGAACGCCACTGGGACGTGTTCCCCGGCACCTGGCTGGAGGTCGACGAGGGCAGGCAGCACTGCTCCTGCGGCGACGCCAGGTGCGCGGCCCCCGGTGCCCACCACGCGCGCGAGGACTGGGCGAACCAGGCCACCGGGAGCGCGACCGCCGCCCGCCGGCTGTGGTCCAAGCAGCCCGCCGCCTCGATCCTGCTGCCGACGGGCCGCACGTTCGACGCGATCGACGTGCCCGAGACCGCCGGGTTCCTGGCCCTGGCCCGCATGGAGCGCATGGAACTCACCCTCGGCCCGGTCACCTGCACCCCCGACCGCCGGATGCAGTTCTTCGTCCTGCCGGGCGCCGCCGCGAAGGTCCCCGACCTGGTCCGCAAGCTGGGCTGGCCGCCCGCCTCCCTCGACCTGGACGCGCTCGGCGAGGGCTCCTACGTCGCCGCGCCGCCCACCCGCTTCGGTGGCCGGGGCGCCGTCCAGTGGGCCTGCCGCCCCACCGCCGCGAACCGCTGGCTGCCGGACGCCGAGGAGCTCATCTCCCCACTGGCGTACGCGTGCGGGCGGGAAGGCCGCCGCTAG
- a CDS encoding transcriptional regulator: MAARPLVARQPNERLQALIQEAGCSNAGLARRVNMCGSEHGLDLRYDKTSVARWLRGQQPRGRAPGIIAEAIGRKLGRTVTIDEIGMANGKNLASGVGLQFSPTVLGAIEQVCELWRSDVGRRDFLSGSSVASSALVEPSRDWLISVPDSQVARSAGPRVGTSDVAAVRAMTQALTDLDHQYGSGHVRPVVVHYLNSVVSGLLAGSYREAVGRELFAAVARLTELAGYMAVDTGQPGLAQRYYIQSLRLAQAAGDRGYGGYVLAASMSHLAAQLGNPREIAQLARAAQEGARGRVTPRAEAMFYAAEARGHALLGDARATQAVAGSALAALERAEPDSGDDPAWIAHFDAAYLADELAHCYRDLGQAEAARRQAEASLAGHPQSRARRRAIGLVLLATAQVQQREVEQACQTGTRAVELLGTLRSNRGAEYLDDFRQRLEPYRDEPVVREFGARLDLQAA; encoded by the coding sequence ATGGCCGCAAGGCCTCTCGTAGCGCGACAGCCCAACGAACGGCTGCAGGCGCTCATCCAGGAAGCCGGCTGCTCGAACGCCGGACTGGCCCGCCGGGTCAACATGTGCGGATCGGAGCACGGCCTCGACCTGCGCTACGACAAGACGTCGGTGGCGCGCTGGCTGCGCGGCCAGCAGCCGCGCGGCCGGGCGCCCGGCATCATCGCCGAGGCCATCGGCCGCAAGCTCGGCCGCACGGTCACGATCGACGAGATCGGCATGGCCAACGGCAAGAACCTCGCCTCGGGCGTCGGCCTCCAGTTCTCGCCGACCGTCCTCGGCGCCATTGAGCAGGTGTGCGAGCTGTGGCGCAGCGACGTGGGGCGCAGGGACTTCCTGTCCGGGTCGTCGGTGGCCTCGTCCGCCCTGGTCGAGCCGAGCCGGGACTGGCTGATCTCCGTGCCCGACTCGCAGGTCGCCCGGTCGGCGGGGCCGCGGGTCGGGACGTCGGACGTGGCGGCCGTGCGGGCGATGACCCAGGCGCTGACGGACCTTGACCACCAGTACGGCAGCGGACACGTGCGGCCGGTGGTCGTCCACTATCTGAACAGTGTGGTGTCGGGGCTGCTCGCGGGCTCGTACCGGGAGGCCGTGGGACGTGAACTGTTCGCGGCGGTGGCCCGGTTGACGGAGCTGGCCGGGTACATGGCCGTCGACACGGGACAGCCGGGCCTCGCCCAGCGGTACTACATCCAGTCGCTGCGCCTCGCCCAGGCCGCCGGGGACCGCGGGTACGGCGGATACGTACTGGCCGCGTCCATGAGCCACTTGGCGGCGCAGCTCGGCAACCCACGCGAGATCGCCCAGTTGGCGCGCGCGGCGCAGGAGGGGGCGCGCGGGCGGGTGACCCCTCGCGCGGAGGCGATGTTCTACGCGGCCGAGGCGCGCGGCCACGCCCTGCTCGGGGACGCGCGGGCCACGCAGGCGGTGGCGGGCAGCGCGCTGGCCGCGCTGGAGCGGGCCGAGCCGGACTCGGGCGACGACCCGGCCTGGATCGCGCACTTCGACGCCGCGTATCTCGCGGACGAACTGGCGCACTGCTACCGGGACCTGGGGCAGGCCGAGGCGGCGCGTCGGCAGGCCGAGGCGTCCCTGGCCGGGCACCCTCAGTCGCGGGCGCGACGCAGGGCGATCGGTCTGGTGCTGCTCGCCACGGCGCAGGTACAGCAGCGTGAGGTCGAGCAGGCCTGCCAGACGGGGACGCGCGCGGTGGAACTCCTCGGCACGCTGCGCTCGAACCGGGGCGCCGAGTACCTGGACGACTTCCGGCAGCGCCTGGAGCCGTACCGGGACGAACCCGTGGTCCGGGAGTTCGGTGCGCGCCTCGATCTTCAGGCGGCGTGA
- a CDS encoding ABC transporter substrate-binding protein produces MTGRRRTTVPRTSRTLRSTVLSAAVWAACASLAAGCGIVSDVTGGSKDPVTVMTWAPEKTQATNMPGMPAMARAYARWVNAHGGIGGRDLRVITCNDNNDTVGAARCARDAVEQKAVAVVGSYSQHARSFLGPLESAGIPYIGGYGVTDEEFASPLSYPVNGGQPALMAGNGRQLAAAGCDRTSLVRPDTVAGDQLPLLLDTGLSAGRNRASDVRAAEDATDYTEQARQALLRAGADPVGKGCVTAVLGDRTDTFFDSFRRTRDSYPKVRISTVLGSVDQTVIDRSGGKSGVYEGAYVTGWYPVATDRRWATMRKVISEQAFGDNRIDPADAGVQTTWIAYTVLKQVVESLGDGDVTARTVRGALDGGLKVRTGGLTPTLSWRFEDMIAASGFPRLVNADVTFQVVRDGRLVAARRGLVDVSRTLEATPTG; encoded by the coding sequence ATGACTGGCCGGCGTCGCACCACTGTCCCGCGTACCTCCCGCACCCTTCGTTCCACCGTGCTTTCGGCGGCGGTGTGGGCGGCTTGTGCGTCGCTCGCCGCCGGATGCGGAATCGTCTCCGACGTCACGGGGGGCTCCAAGGACCCCGTCACGGTGATGACATGGGCGCCCGAGAAGACCCAGGCGACCAACATGCCCGGCATGCCCGCCATGGCACGCGCCTACGCGCGCTGGGTCAACGCCCACGGCGGCATCGGCGGCCGCGACCTCAGGGTCATCACCTGCAACGACAACAACGACACCGTGGGCGCCGCCCGCTGCGCCAGGGACGCCGTCGAGCAGAAGGCCGTCGCGGTCGTCGGCTCCTACAGCCAGCACGCGCGTTCCTTCCTCGGGCCCCTGGAGTCCGCCGGCATCCCCTACATCGGTGGCTACGGCGTCACCGACGAGGAGTTCGCCAGCCCCCTGTCGTATCCGGTCAACGGCGGCCAGCCCGCCCTGATGGCCGGGAACGGCCGGCAGCTGGCCGCCGCGGGCTGCGACCGCACCTCGCTCGTGCGCCCCGACACCGTCGCCGGCGACCAGTTGCCGCTGCTCCTCGACACGGGCCTGTCCGCGGGCCGCAACCGCGCGTCCGACGTGCGCGCCGCCGAGGACGCCACCGACTACACGGAGCAGGCCCGCCAGGCGCTCCTGCGGGCCGGCGCCGACCCGGTCGGGAAGGGCTGCGTCACGGCGGTCCTCGGCGACCGCACGGACACGTTCTTCGACTCGTTCCGCCGCACCCGCGACTCCTATCCGAAGGTGCGGATCTCGACCGTCCTCGGCAGCGTCGACCAGACGGTCATAGACCGCTCGGGCGGCAAGTCGGGCGTCTACGAAGGGGCGTACGTCACCGGCTGGTACCCGGTGGCGACCGACCGGCGGTGGGCGACGATGCGCAAGGTCATCAGCGAGCAGGCGTTCGGCGACAACCGGATCGACCCGGCGGACGCGGGCGTGCAGACGACATGGATCGCGTACACCGTCCTGAAGCAGGTCGTCGAGTCGCTCGGCGACGGTGACGTGACGGCGCGCACGGTGCGCGGGGCGCTCGACGGCGGCCTGAAGGTGCGCACCGGCGGTCTCACGCCCACGTTGAGCTGGCGCTTCGAGGACATGATCGCGGCCAGCGGCTTCCCGCGGCTCGTCAACGCCGACGTCACCTTCCAGGTGGTGCGCGACGGGCGGCTCGTGGCCGCGCGCCGCGGACTCGTCGACGTGTCGCGGACGCTGGAGGCGACCCCCACGGGCTGA
- a CDS encoding SCO4402 family protein translates to MTVQSSEKSSRRGRRSSTMGGMPLNDMPWWRWRSNVRSALHMLSDPAFQRNVWLAGVDGFGDVTDAVYRLVEDTWLDNWSAEKYVGTIFRDSQEAQLVDTAVLRVLRIMHQVGPDAPVSAYLDHHAWPEAVHSARAAHVALATSDGDDPDAAPRTLEVLRIMTRAA, encoded by the coding sequence ATGACCGTGCAAAGCTCGGAGAAGTCTTCCCGTCGCGGCCGTCGCTCCTCCACCATGGGCGGCATGCCACTCAACGACATGCCGTGGTGGCGCTGGCGCAGCAATGTGCGCTCCGCGCTGCACATGCTCTCCGACCCCGCGTTCCAGCGAAACGTCTGGCTCGCGGGTGTGGACGGGTTCGGGGACGTCACCGACGCCGTGTACCGCCTGGTCGAGGACACCTGGCTCGACAACTGGTCCGCCGAGAAGTACGTCGGCACGATCTTCCGGGACTCCCAGGAGGCTCAGCTCGTCGACACCGCCGTGCTGCGCGTGCTGCGGATCATGCACCAGGTGGGCCCCGACGCCCCCGTCTCCGCCTATCTCGACCATCACGCGTGGCCGGAAGCGGTGCACTCCGCGCGGGCCGCGCACGTCGCGCTCGCCACGAGCGACGGCGACGACCCCGACGCGGCGCCCCGCACCCTCGAAGTCCTGCGGATCATGACGCGCGCGGCCTGA
- the purU gene encoding formyltetrahydrofolate deformylase, producing the protein MNEQSPASGAEQYVLTLSCPDKQGIVHAVSSYLFMTGCNIEDSQQFGDHDTGLFFMRVHFSADAPVTAEKLRASFAAIGDSFHMDWQIHRSAERMRVVLMVSKFGHCLNDLLFRARIGALPVDIAAVVSNHTDFAELVKSYDIPFHHIPVTKDNKPEAEAQILDLVRAEGVELVVLARYMQVLSDDLCKELSGRIINIHHSFLPSFKGAKPYHQAHARGVKLIGATAHYVTADLDEGPIIEQEVERVGHDVTPDQLVAIGRDVECQALARAVKWHAERRILLNGRRTVVFT; encoded by the coding sequence ATGAATGAGCAGTCCCCCGCGTCCGGCGCCGAGCAGTACGTCCTGACTCTCTCCTGCCCCGACAAGCAGGGCATCGTGCACGCCGTGTCGAGCTATCTCTTCATGACCGGCTGCAACATCGAGGACAGCCAGCAGTTCGGCGACCACGACACGGGCCTGTTCTTCATGCGGGTCCACTTCTCGGCGGACGCGCCCGTCACGGCGGAGAAGCTGCGGGCCAGCTTCGCCGCGATCGGCGACTCCTTCCACATGGACTGGCAGATCCACCGCTCCGCGGAGCGGATGCGCGTCGTCCTGATGGTGTCGAAGTTCGGCCACTGCCTGAACGACCTGCTGTTCCGCGCCCGGATCGGCGCCCTGCCCGTCGACATCGCGGCGGTCGTCTCGAACCACACGGACTTCGCGGAGCTCGTGAAGTCGTACGACATCCCCTTCCACCACATCCCGGTGACGAAGGACAACAAGCCCGAGGCCGAGGCGCAGATCCTCGACCTGGTGCGTGCCGAGGGCGTCGAACTGGTCGTCCTGGCCCGCTACATGCAGGTCCTCTCGGACGACCTGTGCAAGGAGCTCAGCGGGCGGATCATCAACATCCACCACTCGTTCCTGCCGAGCTTCAAGGGCGCCAAGCCGTACCACCAGGCACACGCACGGGGCGTGAAGCTGATCGGCGCGACCGCGCACTATGTGACGGCCGACCTCGACGAGGGCCCGATCATCGAGCAGGAGGTCGAGCGCGTCGGCCACGACGTGACGCCGGACCAGCTCGTGGCGATCGGCCGCGACGTGGAGTGCCAGGCACTGGCCCGCGCCGTGAAGTGGCACGCCGAGCGCCGGATCCTGCTGAACGGGCGCCGGACGGTCGTCTTCACCTGA
- a CDS encoding PAS domain-containing protein → MSASRRSGATDELGPDEPERDGADLLAALLDGMDAALCAFDADGIVTHWNREAERILGWSAAEAVGRRGFSGWAVRTADADDVEARLMAAMRAPGRQVHEFALLTKAGGRILVRTQSAAVRGPDGKPAGLYCAFSEVHTQIDLERSIALSEALFEDASWGVVLVDADLRPAVVNVHAARALGSGRTALLGRPLGDLISQGVEELESVLAHVLAEGAPPAPAELWVTVRLPEGDARRCWRSGFVRLASPLAEEPVPLGVGWLFQDVTEAKQTEQEAAQLRFRANQLHRATRAAAECEDPAEAATIHLDFALAGFADHALIDLVVGDEQAGRSERDADGDPTGPVRLARAAATPSGAPGPSLLVSRTTLPVRYPEGHPALQCVERTGSVRASASGREAARAHEWAEARQWPEGTVHALCAVLRSRARTLGVVTFLRGPSRTQFERADATYAESVAARIAGTLDLARVLDR, encoded by the coding sequence GTGAGTGCTTCCCGGCGTAGTGGGGCCACCGACGAGCTCGGGCCCGACGAGCCCGAGCGGGACGGGGCCGATCTTCTTGCCGCGTTGCTCGACGGGATGGACGCCGCGCTCTGCGCGTTCGACGCCGACGGGATCGTGACGCATTGGAACCGGGAGGCCGAGCGGATCCTCGGCTGGTCCGCGGCCGAGGCCGTGGGACGGCGCGGATTCTCCGGGTGGGCGGTGCGCACCGCCGACGCCGACGACGTCGAGGCCCGGCTGATGGCCGCGATGCGGGCGCCGGGCCGGCAGGTCCACGAGTTCGCGCTGCTCACCAAGGCCGGCGGGCGGATCCTCGTACGTACGCAGTCCGCCGCGGTGCGCGGGCCCGACGGCAAGCCGGCCGGGCTGTACTGCGCGTTCAGCGAGGTCCACACGCAGATCGACCTGGAACGGTCGATCGCCCTGAGCGAGGCCCTCTTCGAGGACGCGTCCTGGGGAGTCGTCCTCGTCGACGCCGACCTGCGGCCCGCCGTCGTGAACGTCCATGCCGCGCGGGCGCTCGGCTCCGGCCGCACCGCGCTGCTCGGACGCCCCCTCGGCGACCTGATCTCGCAGGGCGTCGAGGAACTGGAGAGCGTGCTCGCCCATGTGCTCGCGGAGGGCGCCCCGCCGGCCCCCGCCGAGCTGTGGGTGACGGTGCGGCTCCCGGAGGGCGACGCGCGCAGGTGCTGGCGCAGCGGCTTCGTCCGGCTCGCCTCACCCCTGGCCGAGGAACCCGTACCGCTGGGCGTCGGATGGCTGTTCCAGGACGTCACCGAGGCCAAGCAGACGGAGCAGGAGGCGGCGCAGCTGCGGTTCCGGGCCAACCAGCTGCACCGGGCCACGCGGGCCGCCGCCGAGTGCGAGGACCCGGCGGAGGCGGCGACCATCCATCTGGACTTCGCGCTGGCCGGGTTCGCCGACCACGCGCTGATCGACCTGGTCGTCGGCGACGAGCAGGCAGGCCGGTCGGAGCGCGACGCCGACGGGGACCCCACGGGTCCGGTGCGCCTCGCGCGGGCGGCCGCGACGCCTTCGGGGGCGCCGGGGCCGAGCCTGCTGGTGTCGCGCACGACGCTGCCCGTGCGCTATCCGGAGGGCCACCCGGCGCTGCAGTGCGTGGAGCGCACGGGTTCGGTCCGGGCGAGCGCGAGCGGGCGTGAGGCGGCGCGGGCGCACGAGTGGGCCGAGGCCAGACAGTGGCCGGAGGGCACGGTGCACGCCCTGTGCGCGGTGCTGCGCAGCCGGGCGCGCACGCTGGGCGTGGTGACGTTCCTGCGCGGGCCCAGCCGCACACAGTTCGAGCGGGCCGACGCCACGTACGCGGAGAGCGTCGCGGCCCGGATCGCCGGGACGCTCGACCTGGCGCGGGTCCTCGACCGGTAG
- a CDS encoding SIS domain-containing protein, producing the protein MSDSKLAGQYLDAAIGLLRRVRDEEDRNIAAAGTLLADTVADGGRLFAFGAGHSSLAAQDVVYRAGGLALMNLLSVPGVVGVDVMPATLGSALERVDGLAGAVLDSSPVRAGDALVIISLSGRNSLPVEMAMNARALGLRVIGVTSVAYAEETKSRHASGTFLKDHCDIVLDSKIAVGDAELTYDTVDAPFGPASTMVASALMQATMATAAAELADRGIQPPLLRSGNVDGGHEWNGRVFSEYGDRIFYRH; encoded by the coding sequence GAGGCGGGTGCGCGACGAGGAGGACCGCAACATCGCGGCCGCCGGCACGCTGCTCGCCGACACGGTCGCCGACGGCGGCCGGCTCTTCGCGTTCGGCGCGGGGCACTCCTCGCTCGCCGCGCAGGACGTCGTCTACCGCGCGGGCGGCCTCGCCCTGATGAACCTGCTGTCCGTACCCGGGGTCGTCGGAGTGGACGTCATGCCCGCCACGCTGGGCTCCGCCCTGGAACGCGTCGACGGGCTCGCGGGCGCCGTCCTGGACTCCAGCCCGGTCCGCGCGGGCGACGCCCTCGTGATCATCTCGCTGTCCGGCCGCAACTCCCTGCCCGTGGAGATGGCGATGAACGCCCGCGCGCTCGGCCTGCGCGTGATCGGCGTGACGTCCGTGGCGTACGCCGAGGAGACGAAGTCCCGCCACGCGTCGGGCACGTTCCTCAAGGACCACTGCGACATCGTCCTCGACTCCAAGATCGCGGTCGGCGACGCGGAGCTCACGTACGACACCGTCGACGCCCCCTTCGGGCCGGCCTCCACGATGGTGGCCAGTGCCCTGATGCAGGCCACCATGGCGACGGCCGCGGCCGAGCTCGCCGACCGCGGCATCCAGCCGCCGCTCCTGCGCTCGGGGAACGTGGACGGCGGCCACGAGTGGAACGGCCGCGTCTTCAGCGAGTACGGCGACCGGATCTTCTACCGCCACTGA